Proteins encoded by one window of Sulfurospirillum barnesii SES-3:
- the ilvC gene encoding ketol-acid reductoisomerase: MAITVFYDKDCDISIIRSKKVAMIGFGSQGHAHAENLRDSGVEVVVGLRKDGSSWAKAEAKGFKVMSVAEATKYADVIMILLPDEMQGDVFAAEIKPNLTEGKAIAFGHGFNIHYGQIITPKGVDCIMVAPKAPGHTVRSEFVNGGGIPDLIAIDQDATGKAKALALSYASAIGGGRTGIIETTFKDETETDLFGEQAVLCGGATALVEAGFQTLVEAGYEPEMAYFECLHELKLIVDLMYQGGIADMRYSISNTAEYGDYVSGKRVINAESKAAMKEILAEIQDGRFAKDFILERKAGYTRMNAERAKTERSLLNKTGEKLRAMMPWITSKKIINKDKN, encoded by the coding sequence ATGGCAATAACCGTCTTCTACGACAAAGATTGTGATATAAGCATTATTCGCTCAAAAAAAGTAGCGATGATTGGTTTTGGTTCTCAAGGGCACGCACACGCTGAAAATCTTCGTGACAGTGGTGTTGAAGTTGTTGTTGGTCTTCGAAAAGATGGTAGTTCATGGGCAAAAGCAGAAGCAAAAGGCTTTAAAGTAATGAGCGTTGCTGAAGCAACAAAATACGCTGATGTGATTATGATTTTATTGCCAGATGAGATGCAAGGCGATGTATTTGCTGCTGAAATTAAGCCAAACTTAACTGAGGGAAAAGCCATTGCATTTGGTCATGGTTTTAACATTCATTATGGTCAAATTATTACTCCAAAAGGTGTGGATTGTATTATGGTTGCTCCTAAAGCACCAGGGCACACCGTAAGAAGTGAGTTTGTAAACGGTGGCGGTATTCCTGATCTTATCGCAATTGATCAAGACGCTACAGGTAAAGCAAAAGCCTTAGCCCTTAGCTATGCATCTGCTATTGGTGGTGGACGTACAGGTATTATCGAGACAACCTTCAAAGACGAGACTGAGACCGATCTTTTTGGTGAGCAAGCTGTTCTTTGTGGTGGTGCAACAGCACTGGTAGAGGCTGGTTTTCAAACATTGGTCGAAGCGGGTTATGAGCCTGAAATGGCATACTTTGAGTGTTTGCATGAGCTTAAACTCATCGTTGATTTGATGTACCAAGGCGGTATTGCTGATATGCGTTATTCTATCTCAAATACAGCCGAGTACGGTGATTATGTGAGCGGAAAACGTGTGATTAATGCGGAGTCAAAAGCGGCGATGAAAGAGATTTTGGCTGAGATTCAAGATGGTCGTTTTGCAAAAGATTTTATTTTAGAGCGAAAAGCAGGTTATACTCGTATGAATGCTGAGCGTGCAAAAACAGAGAGAAGTTTACTCAATAAAACAGGTGAAAAATTACGTGCAATGATGCCGTGGATCACCTCTAAAAAAATCATCAATAAAGATAAAAACTAA
- the minD gene encoding septum site-determining protein MinD has protein sequence MGIVITVTSGKGGVGKSTTTANLAVGLANLGQKVVAIDFDIGLRNLDMILGLENRIVYDVVDVMEGRCNLAQALINDKKSKSLYFLPASQTKDKDILNKEKVKALIETLKESFDIVMLDSPAGIESGFEHSIFLADRALIVSTPDVSSVRDADRVIGIIDAKSERAKNGQEVEKHIIINRIKPEMVEAGNMLSVEDVLSILALPLIGIVPDDEDIITSTNTGTPIVTKEKSLSAEAYRNIARRILGEEVEFLDIKSKKGFLSTLKGIFK, from the coding sequence ATGGGTATAGTTATCACGGTCACATCAGGTAAAGGTGGCGTTGGAAAATCAACGACGACTGCAAACCTAGCTGTTGGACTTGCAAATTTAGGACAAAAAGTTGTTGCTATTGATTTTGATATAGGGCTTAGAAATCTTGATATGATTTTAGGTCTTGAAAATCGTATTGTATACGATGTGGTTGATGTGATGGAGGGGCGTTGTAATTTAGCGCAAGCCTTAATTAATGACAAAAAATCCAAATCACTCTACTTTTTACCTGCGAGTCAAACCAAAGATAAAGATATTTTAAATAAAGAGAAAGTCAAAGCCTTAATTGAGACGCTCAAAGAGAGTTTTGATATTGTTATGTTAGATTCTCCAGCAGGTATTGAAAGTGGTTTTGAGCACTCTATTTTCTTAGCAGACCGAGCCCTCATTGTCTCAACACCTGATGTGAGTTCTGTGCGTGATGCCGATAGGGTTATTGGTATTATTGATGCGAAGAGTGAGCGTGCTAAAAATGGACAAGAGGTTGAAAAACACATTATTATTAACCGTATTAAACCAGAGATGGTTGAAGCAGGAAATATGCTCAGTGTTGAAGATGTGTTAAGTATTTTAGCGCTTCCACTCATTGGTATTGTGCCAGATGATGAAGATATTATCACTTCTACCAATACAGGAACGCCTATTGTGACAAAAGAGAAATCACTCTCAGCAGAAGCGTATCGTAATATTGCTCGTCGTATTTTAGGTGAAGAGGTAGAATTTTTAGATATAAAGTCAAAAAAAGGCTTTCTCTCTACACTGAAAGGAATCTTCAAATGA
- the minE gene encoding cell division topological specificity factor MinE, whose amino-acid sequence MSLFDTFFGKKKSTADVAKNRLTIMLSHERASCKLPYLDDLRNDLINVIKKYTKVEDVKITSHNNQNLELLEVEVILGK is encoded by the coding sequence ATGAGCCTCTTTGATACTTTTTTTGGAAAGAAAAAAAGCACTGCAGATGTGGCCAAAAATCGATTAACCATTATGCTCTCTCATGAGAGAGCAAGTTGTAAGTTACCCTATTTGGATGATTTACGCAATGATTTGATTAATGTCATTAAAAAATATACCAAAGTTGAAGATGTAAAGATTACCTCACACAATAATCAAAATCTTGAACTCCTTGAAGTTGAAGTGATTTTAGGAAAGTAG
- a CDS encoding divergent polysaccharide deacetylase family protein has product MVKKTKKKQSKPTVTQHKHTEVSHLKRYSIWFMLFITLLVVALSGYWYFYNASTHTKALQQIQAQNTVSTDALMSKMKKMLEDEKERQASLPPVAQNNVTVAPLEVPTEVLPEVTLPIEPRVYEEHNTTALVPEEHPSKTSELSEVHEYQESLKESGHTYKPNEVIRKKYPAGTIPKLAIIIDDVSFPWQVRMMKEIPYKVTPAFFPPTKRHPETVRLSHEFPFAMVHLPLEAKYYSRPEEDTLNTTDSLEVIEQRIKRIKAWFPHIVYYNNHTGGYFTADYQAMDRLIKVMKAHELVFVDSRTIGNSKAPEVTKKYDMFLYSRDVFLDNSLEKHAIITQLKEAVTKAKKNGYAIAIGHPHKNTLEVLRDSKALLEGVELVYLKEL; this is encoded by the coding sequence ATGGTCAAAAAAACAAAGAAAAAACAGAGTAAACCTACCGTAACTCAACACAAACACACAGAAGTGTCACATCTTAAACGCTATAGTATTTGGTTTATGCTATTTATTACCTTACTTGTGGTTGCATTAAGTGGCTATTGGTATTTCTATAATGCATCGACCCATACAAAAGCTCTACAACAAATACAAGCGCAAAATACTGTATCTACCGATGCTTTGATGTCTAAGATGAAAAAAATGCTTGAAGATGAAAAAGAACGTCAAGCTTCTTTACCTCCTGTCGCACAAAACAATGTAACAGTTGCTCCTTTGGAAGTACCAACAGAAGTTCTTCCAGAAGTGACACTCCCTATTGAGCCTAGGGTTTATGAAGAGCATAATACCACGGCTCTTGTTCCTGAGGAGCATCCTTCTAAAACGAGTGAGCTCTCTGAGGTACATGAGTATCAAGAGAGCCTTAAAGAGAGTGGGCATACGTATAAACCAAACGAAGTCATTCGTAAAAAATACCCAGCAGGAACGATACCTAAACTAGCCATTATCATTGATGATGTCTCTTTCCCATGGCAAGTACGTATGATGAAAGAGATTCCCTATAAAGTCACACCTGCTTTTTTCCCACCTACCAAACGTCATCCTGAAACGGTACGCTTGTCGCATGAGTTTCCCTTTGCAATGGTGCATCTTCCTTTAGAGGCGAAGTATTATTCTAGGCCTGAGGAAGATACCCTCAATACCACCGATTCTCTTGAAGTGATTGAGCAAAGAATTAAGCGCATTAAGGCATGGTTCCCGCATATTGTTTATTATAATAATCATACAGGTGGGTACTTTACAGCAGATTATCAGGCGATGGATCGTTTGATTAAGGTGATGAAAGCCCATGAACTTGTTTTCGTTGATAGCCGTACCATTGGTAATTCAAAAGCCCCTGAAGTGACAAAAAAGTATGATATGTTTTTATATTCTCGGGATGTTTTTTTGGATAATTCTTTAGAAAAACATGCCATCATAACGCAGCTCAAAGAGGCCGTTACCAAAGCTAAAAAAAATGGTTATGCCATTGCTATTGGTCATCCACACAAAAATACATTAGAGGTATTAAGAGACTCAAAAGCACTGCTAGAGGGCGTGGAATTGGTCTATCTTAAAGAACTATAA
- a CDS encoding DNA-processing protein DprA: MIKEVDFLVPELQSMKAYPDALYYKGNLSLLQRPKISIVGTRHPISYTKLFTQLLARKLSVAGVCIVSGGAQGVDAIAHQGAGFSNTIMVAGTGLDIRYPALHAKMIESIENEGLVLSQFEAGKPSTKWNFPKRNELVVALGDALIVTQADPKSGSMHSVEFALKMNKPIYVLPHRLGESEGTSMLLAKGLATPLYDIDAFVMKLGLNTFTCNDEFLAYCSNQPLYHEAVEKFANKVFEYECLGKITIDNGRIKCT, translated from the coding sequence ATGATTAAGGAGGTAGACTTTCTTGTTCCTGAATTACAGAGCATGAAAGCCTATCCTGATGCCTTGTACTATAAGGGAAATCTTTCTTTATTGCAACGTCCTAAGATTTCGATAGTTGGAACACGCCATCCCATCTCATACACAAAACTGTTTACGCAGCTTTTAGCACGTAAACTCTCTGTCGCTGGGGTATGCATTGTCAGTGGCGGTGCACAGGGGGTAGATGCCATTGCACACCAAGGGGCTGGCTTTAGTAATACCATTATGGTCGCAGGTACAGGGCTTGACATTCGCTATCCTGCTTTGCATGCAAAAATGATTGAAAGTATCGAAAATGAGGGATTGGTTTTGAGCCAATTTGAAGCAGGAAAACCCTCTACTAAATGGAATTTTCCCAAACGAAATGAGTTAGTAGTCGCCCTTGGAGATGCGCTCATTGTAACGCAAGCCGATCCAAAAAGTGGCAGTATGCACAGTGTAGAATTTGCTTTAAAAATGAACAAACCCATTTACGTGCTACCGCATCGTTTAGGCGAGTCTGAGGGAACCTCTATGTTGCTTGCAAAAGGCTTAGCAACACCACTGTATGATATAGATGCTTTTGTGATGAAATTGGGTTTAAACACGTTTACATGTAACGATGAATTTTTAGCGTATTGCAGTAATCAACCCTTATACCATGAGGCTGTAGAAAAGTTTGCAAACAAAGTATTTGAGTACGAATGTTTAGGAAAAATTACCATTGATAATGGTCGCATTAAATGCACATAG
- a CDS encoding sulfite exporter TauE/SafE family protein: MGFEWVVAFLVLGCVVGFMAGLLGIGGGGIMVPVLTSIFLAQGIPVEHVVHMALGTSMASIVVTSFASMRAHHKKGAVLWGVVKYMAGGVIIGTFLATFLASSLKSAHLAIFFALFMAYVSIQMAIDKKPKPTRELSTPASLFGAGSFIGMISALVSIGGGSLTVPYLIWQNVDVKKAIATSAAIGFPLSIAGTLGYIVNGVLHASNGQSMMLGFVYLPAVILISMPSYFIAPLGAKMAHSLPVSKLKKIFAVLLMVLSLKMLTSVL; this comes from the coding sequence ATGGGTTTTGAATGGGTCGTTGCTTTTTTAGTTTTAGGGTGCGTGGTTGGCTTTATGGCAGGACTTTTAGGCATTGGTGGTGGAGGCATTATGGTGCCTGTGCTTACATCCATTTTTTTAGCGCAAGGTATTCCTGTTGAGCATGTTGTGCATATGGCACTTGGAACCTCTATGGCGTCTATTGTGGTGACCTCTTTTGCCAGTATGAGAGCACATCATAAAAAAGGTGCGGTATTGTGGGGTGTCGTAAAATATATGGCAGGAGGAGTGATTATTGGAACTTTTCTCGCAACCTTTCTTGCCTCTTCCTTAAAATCTGCGCATTTAGCCATTTTCTTTGCACTCTTCATGGCATACGTCTCCATTCAAATGGCAATCGATAAAAAACCAAAACCCACCCGTGAACTTTCAACACCTGCTTCTTTGTTTGGTGCAGGCTCGTTTATTGGGATGATTTCAGCATTGGTCTCCATTGGGGGTGGCTCTTTAACCGTACCGTATTTAATTTGGCAAAATGTGGATGTGAAAAAAGCCATTGCGACTTCTGCTGCTATAGGATTCCCCCTCTCTATTGCAGGAACCTTAGGGTATATCGTGAATGGTGTATTGCATGCTTCTAATGGGCAGAGCATGATGCTAGGGTTTGTTTATCTTCCCGCAGTGATTCTGATTTCTATGCCGAGTTATTTTATAGCGCCCTTAGGTGCTAAAATGGCACACAGCTTACCTGTTTCAAAACTCAAAAAAATCTTTGCAGTCCTTCTTATGGTGCTTAGCCTTAAGATGCTAACATCCGTGCTTTAA
- the ruvX gene encoding Holliday junction resolvase RuvX codes for MKKIASIDIGLKRIGVALCLMEGIVNPQEAILRKNRDQAARDVDTFLKEWSIEFLVVGLPKGGSSSEEMERRIKHFVSLLSFEGEIVYQDEYGSSNEAKEMMQGIITQKRDGRIDSIAAKVILERYLDAKKGME; via the coding sequence ATGAAAAAAATAGCCAGTATTGATATCGGATTGAAGCGTATAGGTGTGGCTTTATGTTTGATGGAGGGTATTGTTAATCCTCAAGAAGCAATTTTACGTAAAAATCGTGATCAAGCCGCACGTGATGTGGATACTTTTTTAAAAGAGTGGAGCATCGAGTTTTTGGTTGTAGGACTTCCAAAAGGTGGCAGTAGCAGTGAAGAGATGGAGCGGCGTATTAAACACTTTGTGAGTTTACTAAGCTTTGAGGGTGAGATAGTCTATCAAGATGAGTACGGCTCAAGCAATGAAGCCAAAGAGATGATGCAAGGCATTATTACGCAAAAACGAGATGGTAGAATTGATTCTATTGCAGCAAAAGTGATTTTGGAGCGTTATTTAGATGCAAAAAAAGGAATGGAATGA
- a CDS encoding trimeric intracellular cation channel family protein, whose translation MIELMVAEIIGTLAFALSGFYVAVKEKLDLLGVFIASFLTALGGGLVRDMLSDRAPYTFTNLMPTLLVLGVVFFSIVLKLHKKDEIEKKFYFIVSDTLGLVSFSISGALIGLQADFNVFGVILLALITAVGGGVVRDILLNRVPLLLTSEFYGTVSLLVGLILYLFAQWDVSGYLPLMAVFVFGVGLRLLAYYKQWNLPKIG comes from the coding sequence ATGATTGAGTTAATGGTGGCTGAAATTATTGGCACATTGGCATTTGCGCTCAGTGGTTTTTATGTAGCAGTCAAAGAAAAACTTGATTTGCTTGGCGTTTTTATTGCCTCATTTTTAACAGCTCTTGGGGGTGGTTTGGTGCGAGATATGCTCTCCGATAGAGCGCCGTATACCTTTACCAATTTAATGCCAACCTTATTGGTTTTAGGGGTTGTCTTTTTTAGCATTGTTTTAAAATTGCACAAAAAAGATGAGATTGAAAAAAAGTTCTATTTTATTGTGAGTGACACCTTGGGTCTGGTCTCTTTTTCTATCTCAGGAGCATTGATTGGCTTACAAGCAGACTTTAACGTTTTTGGTGTGATTTTGTTAGCGCTCATTACTGCTGTGGGCGGAGGCGTGGTACGCGATATTTTACTTAACCGTGTTCCTTTACTTTTGACCAGTGAGTTTTATGGTACGGTTTCCCTGTTGGTAGGGCTTATTTTATACTTGTTTGCACAATGGGATGTGAGTGGCTATTTGCCCTTGATGGCTGTCTTTGTTTTTGGTGTTGGCTTGAGGCTTTTGGCCTACTATAAACAGTGGAATTTACCTAAAATTGGGTAA
- a CDS encoding aspartate aminotransferase family protein: MDFECMDKEYVLQTYARNYVNFKHGVNATLFDDKGRDYIDFTSGIGVVSVGHGNQRLADAISDQARNLIHTSNIYLIEPQAKLAKKINELTGFDVAVFFGNSGAEANEGAIKLARKYGEKKFAKKRYKVLTLEHSFHGRTITTVKATGQEKFQQSAFAPYPEGFSYTKAIADLYHSIDDETVAVMIELVQGEGGVKAFPKAEIQALAAFLKEREILLIIDEVQTGIFRSGEFLATSLYEIEPDIITLAKGLAGGVPIGAVVTKHKDIFEAGDHGSTFGGNFLSTRAGLEALTILDEYKQSGMLDEALIYFDAKLKALAQAFPLLFESVEGLGLMRGIRCANGDILASIVKKAFENGVLVLKAGNNTLRFLPPLTISKEEMNEGFKRLESACKTLG; the protein is encoded by the coding sequence ATGGATTTTGAATGTATGGATAAAGAGTATGTGTTGCAAACGTATGCACGTAATTATGTCAATTTTAAACACGGTGTGAATGCCACTCTTTTTGATGATAAGGGCAGGGATTATATTGATTTTACCAGTGGTATTGGTGTGGTGAGTGTGGGACATGGCAATCAACGATTGGCCGATGCAATTAGCGATCAAGCTCGAAATCTAATACATACCTCGAATATTTATTTGATTGAGCCACAAGCCAAACTCGCCAAAAAAATCAATGAACTCACAGGTTTTGATGTCGCTGTTTTCTTTGGCAATTCAGGGGCTGAAGCCAATGAGGGAGCCATTAAATTAGCCCGTAAATACGGTGAAAAAAAATTTGCTAAAAAACGCTATAAAGTCTTAACCTTAGAGCACTCTTTTCATGGAAGAACCATTACAACGGTAAAGGCTACGGGTCAAGAGAAGTTTCAACAAAGTGCTTTTGCTCCTTATCCTGAAGGATTCTCCTATACCAAAGCCATTGCTGATTTATACCACAGCATTGATGATGAAACCGTAGCGGTGATGATAGAATTGGTTCAAGGCGAGGGTGGTGTAAAAGCATTTCCAAAAGCGGAAATTCAAGCCTTAGCTGCTTTTTTAAAAGAGAGAGAAATTTTACTCATCATTGATGAAGTGCAAACAGGTATTTTTAGAAGCGGTGAGTTTTTAGCCACCTCTTTGTATGAGATTGAGCCTGATATTATCACCCTTGCCAAAGGTTTAGCAGGCGGTGTGCCTATTGGTGCGGTAGTCACCAAACACAAAGATATTTTTGAAGCGGGTGATCATGGCAGCACCTTTGGAGGTAATTTTCTCTCAACCCGAGCAGGGCTTGAAGCTTTGACGATTTTAGATGAGTACAAGCAAAGTGGTATGCTAGATGAAGCACTCATTTATTTTGATGCTAAACTCAAAGCTTTAGCACAGGCGTTTCCTTTGTTATTTGAGAGCGTTGAGGGCTTGGGCTTAATGCGTGGAATTCGTTGTGCAAATGGGGATATTTTAGCTTCTATCGTTAAAAAGGCTTTTGAAAATGGTGTTTTGGTCTTAAAAGCAGGGAACAATACCCTCCGTTTTCTTCCTCCACTTACTATCTCTAAAGAGGAGATGAATGAGGGCTTTAAGCGTTTAGAAAGTGCGTGTAAAACGCTTGGCTAA
- a CDS encoding SAM-dependent methyltransferase, giving the protein MKFSDYMHEWLYGKEGYYSNMRTIGKEGDFYTAVSTSMFFGGSIAKRLLSSIEEGFLTSKTYVVEIGAHKGYLLADMIQFIYTLKPEWLKTLTFVIVEPFSANQIMQKKYFEEAFGDAIELLHVKNLEELTCKEAFFVANEIFDAFTCEVIYGNEMLFIEEGKAFFAAMDSFTCKKAEAYGVSKGELCLGYESFAKAMAKSAERFEFITFDYGDKEARGDFSLRVYAKHQTYPFFGLTNLVEEKLREPLLFDALFQKSDITYDVTFSHLFQAFESSGMRLCAYSTQMKALVDFGLIELLELFADKVSPKVYEQEMNRIKTLIDPSFMGERFKMACFRKEKA; this is encoded by the coding sequence TTGAAATTTAGTGACTATATGCATGAGTGGCTCTATGGAAAAGAGGGCTACTACAGCAATATGCGAACCATCGGAAAAGAGGGCGATTTTTACACCGCTGTGAGTACGAGTATGTTCTTTGGTGGAAGCATTGCAAAACGTCTTCTTTCAAGCATTGAAGAGGGATTTTTAACATCAAAGACGTATGTGGTTGAAATTGGTGCGCATAAAGGGTATTTGTTAGCCGATATGATTCAGTTTATCTATACCCTCAAACCTGAATGGCTCAAAACATTGACGTTCGTTATTGTTGAGCCATTCTCTGCCAATCAAATCATGCAAAAAAAGTATTTTGAAGAGGCGTTTGGGGATGCAATAGAGCTTTTACATGTAAAGAACTTAGAAGAGCTTACATGTAAAGAAGCTTTTTTTGTTGCCAATGAGATTTTTGATGCGTTTACGTGTGAAGTGATTTATGGAAATGAGATGCTTTTTATCGAAGAGGGAAAAGCGTTTTTTGCCGCTATGGATTCGTTTACATGTAAAAAAGCAGAAGCGTATGGTGTGAGCAAAGGAGAGCTTTGTTTAGGTTATGAATCTTTTGCAAAGGCTATGGCAAAGAGCGCAGAGCGTTTTGAATTTATCACGTTTGATTATGGGGATAAAGAAGCAAGAGGAGATTTTTCTCTGAGAGTCTATGCCAAACATCAAACCTATCCTTTTTTTGGATTAACCAATTTGGTAGAGGAAAAACTTCGAGAACCACTCCTTTTTGATGCCCTGTTTCAAAAGAGCGATATAACGTATGATGTCACTTTTAGCCATCTTTTTCAAGCATTTGAAAGCTCTGGTATGAGGCTTTGTGCGTACAGTACACAGATGAAAGCTTTGGTTGATTTTGGACTCATTGAACTTTTAGAGCTTTTTGCCGACAAGGTATCGCCAAAGGTCTATGAGCAAGAAATGAATCGTATTAAAACACTGATAGATCCTTCCTTTATGGGCGAACGTTTTAAGATGGCCTGTTTTCGAAAAGAAAAAGCGTAA
- the acpS gene encoding holo-ACP synthase, whose product MIGVDIVSIERISKLKERFGDKALLKFLSPQELTLVKSDATAAGFYAAKEAISKALGIGISETCGFMDIQLYKDAKNAPSFTLSRHLIETYGITDMALSITHDHGFAIAVAVIEGQKKAQKLWH is encoded by the coding sequence ATGATTGGTGTTGATATTGTCAGCATTGAGCGTATTTCTAAACTCAAAGAGCGCTTTGGAGACAAGGCGCTTTTAAAATTTTTATCTCCACAAGAACTTACTTTAGTTAAAAGCGATGCCACGGCAGCTGGATTTTATGCAGCCAAAGAAGCCATTTCTAAAGCTTTAGGCATTGGCATTAGCGAAACGTGTGGATTTATGGATATACAGCTCTATAAAGATGCAAAGAATGCACCTTCGTTTACCCTTTCACGCCATTTAATTGAAACCTATGGCATTACAGATATGGCACTTTCTATCACGCACGATCATGGTTTTGCTATTGCTGTTGCAGTCATTGAAGGTCAAAAAAAAGCACAAAAACTTTGGCATTAA
- the fliL gene encoding flagellar basal body-associated protein FliL, translating into MAGKKPEENDGTVEKKPKGNMVLIIVIVLLVVVLIGGGAAAFLMLSGGHEEEVTTAAPQTQSTSTEKKKTPKRSTDHLVIGPMYPMAQFVVNLLSESGNRFLKVAIDLELSDAKLQPEIDHKKSLIRDIIIRTFSSKTFEEISTIKGKDKLKDEVLDKINENLSDGYIKNIYFTDFVVQ; encoded by the coding sequence ATGGCTGGTAAAAAACCTGAAGAAAATGATGGAACAGTAGAAAAAAAACCAAAAGGGAATATGGTTCTTATCATTGTCATCGTTCTTTTGGTTGTTGTGTTGATTGGTGGTGGTGCTGCGGCATTTTTAATGCTCAGTGGTGGTCATGAAGAAGAAGTAACAACAGCTGCACCACAAACACAATCAACTTCTACCGAGAAAAAAAAGACACCCAAGCGTTCAACGGATCATTTGGTGATTGGTCCTATGTACCCTATGGCACAGTTTGTTGTGAATTTGCTTAGTGAAAGCGGTAACCGCTTTTTAAAAGTAGCCATTGATTTAGAACTCAGTGATGCAAAATTACAACCCGAAATTGACCATAAAAAATCTTTGATTCGTGATATTATCATTCGTACTTTTTCATCAAAAACCTTTGAAGAGATTAGCACCATAAAAGGTAAAGATAAACTCAAAGATGAAGTGCTCGATAAAATTAATGAAAACCTCTCCGATGGCTACATTAAAAATATCTATTTTACAGATTTTGTCGTTCAATGA